A single Oryza brachyantha chromosome 8, ObraRS2, whole genome shotgun sequence DNA region contains:
- the LOC121055179 gene encoding uncharacterized protein LOC121055179 translates to MATTQAAARADVDDGDGNAAANRRNGAHAVLMAASALVGLLPSANGEVRALVLLLLLLLGCTVVVLSMGGRRHVAYAAAPRADRSTARLRWTGFHALLLLGGCPLLLGPTYWPAAVPRPQRQLAQVLVAYALLVLGAALVLLSAAYDGVPRSVRPAAAAAARGLDGLLFGGRFAPPSDADDD, encoded by the coding sequence atggcgacgacgcaggcggccgcgcgcgccgacgtggacgacggcgacgggaaTGCGGCGGCCAACCGAAGGAACGGCGCGCACGCCGTCCTGATGGCGGCGTCCGCCCTCGTCGGCCTCCTCCCGTCAGCCAACGGCGAGGTGCGCGCCCTCgtcctcctgctgctcctgctgcttGGCTGCACCGTAGTTGTCCTGTCCATGGGTGGCCGCCGCCACGTGGCGTACGCGGCGGCACCGCGCGCCGACCGCTCCACGGCGCGGCTGCGGTGGACGGGGTTCcacgcgctgctgctgctgggcgGCTGCCCGCTGCTGCTCGGCCCCACCTactggccggcggcggtgccgcgGCCGCAGCGGCAGCTCGCGCAGGTGCTCGTCGCCTACGCGCTGCTCgtgctcggcgccgccctgGTGCTGCTCTCCGCCGCCTACGACGGCGTCCCGCGCTCCGTGcgccccgcggcggccgcggcggcgcgggggctcGACGGGCTACTCTTCGGCGGGCGCTTCGCCCCGCcctccgacgccgacgacgactgA